The following proteins are encoded in a genomic region of Tuberibacillus sp. Marseille-P3662:
- a CDS encoding aminotransferase class I/II-fold pyridoxal phosphate-dependent enzyme, with protein sequence MKISSDDHHSQKDAPLFQALKRFSSQQPISFHVPGHKNGNVFPDIGRGYFKELLPIDVTELQGLDDLHQPEGIIADAMTLLKDFYNTHKSYFLVNGTTVGNLAMIMALCEHGSQVLVQRDSHKSIFQALKLANLDPVFMPPIVDKDLDLPTGVDSDQAIQWIQDYPDAQAIILTTPNYFGFSRDYTKLFTYARQAGLYILVDEAHGAHYKASSALPLSALDMGADVVVQSAHKTLPAMTMGSYLHINSTNIPVGNIETYLSMLQSSSPSYPIMASLDLARYYVANITDNEISEMLNNIELFKQRLNSIKNIQLLGVSDTVIATDPLKVLMSYQGCSGTHLQKVLESYHIYTEMAGEDYVVLVFPLSPFNSDQVMASIQSACDDIKQNHALYQSQYQEKMDDKPRRLALSYHSQEQTTTHLVSLDDAVGQIAAETIIPYPPGVPMVLQGERISQTTIFKINQLIQQNRYFQDNKNIAHGVINVYNMDYKGE encoded by the coding sequence ATGAAAATATCCAGTGATGATCATCATAGTCAAAAGGACGCACCATTATTTCAAGCATTAAAAAGGTTTAGTTCACAACAACCGATCTCCTTCCACGTACCTGGACATAAGAACGGTAACGTATTTCCTGATATAGGAAGAGGCTATTTTAAAGAACTTTTACCGATAGATGTAACTGAACTTCAAGGATTAGATGATTTACATCAGCCAGAAGGCATTATTGCTGATGCCATGACCTTGCTCAAAGATTTTTACAATACACACAAGAGTTATTTCCTAGTGAATGGAACGACAGTTGGTAATCTGGCGATGATTATGGCTTTATGTGAACATGGATCTCAAGTGCTTGTCCAGCGTGATAGTCATAAGTCCATATTTCAGGCATTAAAATTAGCTAACCTAGATCCTGTCTTTATGCCTCCAATTGTTGATAAAGACCTGGATTTGCCCACGGGTGTTGATAGTGACCAAGCCATACAATGGATTCAAGATTATCCTGATGCTCAAGCAATCATATTGACGACACCTAATTACTTTGGTTTTTCAAGAGATTATACAAAGCTATTTACCTATGCTCGACAAGCGGGCCTTTATATTTTGGTAGATGAAGCTCACGGTGCTCACTATAAGGCAAGTTCAGCCCTTCCTTTGTCGGCATTGGATATGGGAGCTGATGTCGTGGTGCAATCGGCACATAAGACACTACCGGCCATGACGATGGGGTCCTACTTGCATATAAATAGTACCAATATTCCAGTTGGTAATATTGAAACCTATTTGAGTATGTTACAATCATCAAGCCCCTCTTACCCGATTATGGCATCGCTTGATTTAGCACGATATTACGTTGCTAACATTACTGACAATGAGATAAGCGAGATGCTTAACAATATTGAGCTGTTTAAGCAGCGTCTTAATAGCATAAAGAATATTCAATTGCTAGGGGTTTCCGATACAGTCATTGCAACAGATCCTCTGAAAGTCCTTATGAGCTATCAGGGCTGTTCAGGGACACATCTGCAAAAAGTATTGGAGAGTTATCATATCTATACGGAAATGGCCGGAGAGGATTATGTCGTACTTGTCTTCCCCCTTAGCCCGTTTAATAGTGATCAAGTGATGGCTTCCATTCAAAGCGCCTGTGATGATATTAAGCAAAATCATGCTTTATATCAATCTCAATATCAAGAAAAAATGGATGATAAACCTAGAAGATTAGCGTTATCATATCATTCACAGGAACAGACAACCACTCATTTAGTGTCGTTGGATGATGCTGTTGGTCAAATCGCGGCTGAGACGATTATCCCTTATCCGCCGGGTGTTCCCATGGTTTTACAAGGAGAAAGGATTAGTCAAACCACCATTTTTAAAATTAACCAATTAATTCAACAAAATAGATATTTTCAAGACAATAAGAATATTGCCCATGGTGTGATTAACGTCTATAACATGGATTATAAAGGGGAATGA
- a CDS encoding sigma factor G inhibitor Gin, with translation MMAMIENQSAQESCIVCERTDRVGIHICNQLICDECQREIVSTDVDDDQYKYFVQRLAKLEVKRDNVIETVGSRCH, from the coding sequence ATGATGGCGATGATAGAGAATCAATCGGCGCAAGAATCTTGTATCGTGTGTGAACGAACAGATCGTGTTGGTATCCATATTTGTAATCAACTCATTTGTGATGAATGCCAAAGAGAAATCGTTTCTACAGATGTTGATGATGACCAATATAAGTATTTTGTGCAACGACTAGCAAAACTTGAAGTGAAACGAGACAATGTTATAGAAACAGTGGGTAGCAGATGCCATTAG